Proteins co-encoded in one Medicago truncatula cultivar Jemalong A17 chromosome 8, MtrunA17r5.0-ANR, whole genome shotgun sequence genomic window:
- the LOC11429128 gene encoding uncharacterized protein isoform X1: MGKENESPVKKEEVSDDGSSNVEMRDLESQSRLSLEREMGLASCRVCQCAESDKRGDAALEFLGITPVIESKGEVKLDGKEIPKDTTPKKNFECKPGMMEFVGPNGEVFVCKNDLEIGLSHEDRLIELGCCCKNDLALVHYACALKWFINHGSTICEICGHIANNIRIADFNKVIGSLKEYEALRERTVNGDLGPAQDHPNTGVDPDAVAAIRRQRLSEIALWFCPHNSNNFNNNSNVDSVSQLVSEQPLNFIVEEPEPVQNTRTKWAVECTGILLATGLLTITLAWLIAPRVGKKTAGSGLHILLGGVCALTVVIFFRFFVLTRIRYGPARYWAILFVFWFLVFGIWASRTHSAHTT; this comes from the exons ATGGGCAAGGAAAATGAGTCACCTGTTAAGAAAGAAGAAGTTAGCGATGATGGCTCCTCGAATGTTGAGATGAGAGATTTAGAATCTCAATCTCGACTTAGTTTGGAGAGGGAGATGGGCTTGGCGAGTTGCCGCGTGTGCCAATGCGCCGAGTCTGATAAACGAGGAGATGCTGCCCTAGAATTTTTGGGCATCACCCCAGTTATAGAAAGCAAAGGGGAAGTAAAGTTGGATGGCAAGGAAATTCCAAAAGACACTACacctaaaaaaaactttgaatgcAAACCCGGGATGATGGAATTTGTAGGACCTAACGGGGAGGTTTTTGTATGTAAGAATGATTTGGAAATTGGTTTGTCTCATGAAGATAGGTTAATTgaacttggttgttgttgtaaaaaCGACCTTGCTTTAGTACACTATGCTTGTGCGCTCAAGTGGTTTATCAATCATGGATCTACAATTTGTGAAATATGTGGACATATAGCAAATAATATCAGAATAGCTGACTTCAACAAGGTTATTGGTTCCTTAAAAGAATATGAAGCACTGAGGGAAAGAACTGTCAATGGAGATCTAGGTCCCGCACAAGATCATCCAAATACTGGTGTGGATCCTGATGCTGTGGCTGCTATCCGAAGGCAACGGTTAAGTGAAATTGCACTATGGTTTTGTCCTCATAATAGCAATAACTTTAACAACAATAGCAATGTGGACTCAGTTTCACAACTTGTTTCTGAACAGCCGTTGAATTTTATTGTCGAAGAACCTGAACCCGTACAGAATACCCGAACTAAGTGGGCTGTAGAATGTACAGGGATCTTGCTTGCTACAGGGTTGCTTACCATCACCCTTGCATGGCTTATAGCTCCTCGTGTTGGAAAG AAAACTGCAGGAAGCGGTCTTCATATCCTTCTCGGTGGTGTTTGTGCTTTAACAGTGGTGATTTTTTTCCGCTTT TTTGTGCTTACAAGAATCAGGTATGGACCTGCACGTTATTGGGcaatattatttgttttctgGTTTCTTGTCTTTGGAATATGGGCTTCACGGACGCACAGTGCTCATACAACGTGA
- the LOC11429128 gene encoding uncharacterized protein isoform X2 → MGKENESPVKKEEVSDDGSSNVEMRDLESQSRLSLEREMGLASCRVCQCAESDKRGDAALEFLGITPVIESKGEVKLDGKEIPKDTTPKKNFECKPGMMEFVGPNGEVFVCKNDLEIGLSHEDRLIELGCCCKNDLALVHYACALKWFINHGSTICEICGHIANNIRIADFNKVIGSLKEYEALRERTVNGDLGPAQDHPNTGVDPDAVAAIRRQRLSEIALWFCPHNSNNFNNNSNVDSVSQLVSEQPLNFIVEEPEPVQNTRTKWAVECTGILLATGLLTITLAWLIAPRVGKFVLLEHNACMFKSASCPGTSLATY, encoded by the exons ATGGGCAAGGAAAATGAGTCACCTGTTAAGAAAGAAGAAGTTAGCGATGATGGCTCCTCGAATGTTGAGATGAGAGATTTAGAATCTCAATCTCGACTTAGTTTGGAGAGGGAGATGGGCTTGGCGAGTTGCCGCGTGTGCCAATGCGCCGAGTCTGATAAACGAGGAGATGCTGCCCTAGAATTTTTGGGCATCACCCCAGTTATAGAAAGCAAAGGGGAAGTAAAGTTGGATGGCAAGGAAATTCCAAAAGACACTACacctaaaaaaaactttgaatgcAAACCCGGGATGATGGAATTTGTAGGACCTAACGGGGAGGTTTTTGTATGTAAGAATGATTTGGAAATTGGTTTGTCTCATGAAGATAGGTTAATTgaacttggttgttgttgtaaaaaCGACCTTGCTTTAGTACACTATGCTTGTGCGCTCAAGTGGTTTATCAATCATGGATCTACAATTTGTGAAATATGTGGACATATAGCAAATAATATCAGAATAGCTGACTTCAACAAGGTTATTGGTTCCTTAAAAGAATATGAAGCACTGAGGGAAAGAACTGTCAATGGAGATCTAGGTCCCGCACAAGATCATCCAAATACTGGTGTGGATCCTGATGCTGTGGCTGCTATCCGAAGGCAACGGTTAAGTGAAATTGCACTATGGTTTTGTCCTCATAATAGCAATAACTTTAACAACAATAGCAATGTGGACTCAGTTTCACAACTTGTTTCTGAACAGCCGTTGAATTTTATTGTCGAAGAACCTGAACCCGTACAGAATACCCGAACTAAGTGGGCTGTAGAATGTACAGGGATCTTGCTTGCTACAGGGTTGCTTACCATCACCCTTGCATGGCTTATAGCTCCTCGTGTTGGAAAG TTTGTGTTGTTGGAGCATAATGCTTGTATGTTTAAGAGTGCTTCTTGCCCTGGAACTTCTTTGGCGACTTACTGA